Proteins encoded within one genomic window of Humulus lupulus chromosome 1, drHumLupu1.1, whole genome shotgun sequence:
- the LOC133789017 gene encoding pathogenesis-related protein 1C-like, which produces MDSGLHRISQALLFMTFIVGLAIAQNSNQDYLNAHNSARAEVGVGPLSWDDSVASYAQQYANQRMDDCNLVHSGGPYGENIAWSSANLSGVDAVKMWVGEKDNYDYNSNTCAAGQVCGHYTQVVWQNSVRVGCAKVQCNNGKGTFIGCNYDPPGNVNGRRPY; this is translated from the coding sequence ATGGACTCCGGACTACATAGGATTTCACAAGCACTACTATTCATGACATTTATAGTGGGGCTAGCCATTGCCCAAAACAGCAACCAAGACTACCTCAACGCCCACAACTCGGCTCGCGCGGAGGTTGGCGTCGGGCCGCTGAGTTGGGACGACAGTGTGGCGTCCTACGCGCAGCAATACGCCAACCAACGCATGGATGACTGCAATTTGGTGCACTCCGGAGGGCCTTATGGCGAGAACATTGCGTGGAGCAGTGCAAACCTTTCGGGGGTTGATGCCGTGAAAATGTGGGTGGGTGAGAAGGACAATTATGATTACAACTCCAACACCTGCGCCGCTGGCCAAGTTTGCGGGCACTACACTCAGGTGGTGTGGCAGAACTCGGTTCGCGTGGGCTGCGCTAAGGTTCAGTGCAACAATGGTAAGGGTACCTTCATTGGATGCAACTATGATCCTCCAGGCAATGTTAATGGCCGTCGCCCTTACTAA